A window of Raineyella sp. W15-4 contains these coding sequences:
- a CDS encoding DUF4307 domain-containing protein: protein MARTSIRALSDDPADIDRIARRYPGGAGRAVLLRILIAALVVVALGWYLQVAVRNSQRPPVEATLTAHWVIDDQRAGFTLQVARTDPSRAAVCTVRAQAQNYEHIGDADITIPPSDQEVVTVDGSLRTVRRADAVSVAGCRLV, encoded by the coding sequence GTGGCACGTACGAGCATCCGGGCACTCAGCGACGACCCGGCGGACATCGACCGGATCGCCCGCCGTTACCCCGGCGGGGCCGGACGGGCCGTCCTGCTGCGGATCCTCATCGCCGCGCTGGTCGTGGTCGCACTGGGCTGGTACCTGCAGGTCGCCGTCCGCAACTCCCAGCGCCCGCCGGTGGAGGCCACGCTGACCGCGCACTGGGTGATCGACGACCAGCGGGCCGGCTTCACCCTCCAGGTCGCCCGGACCGATCCGAGCCGCGCCGCGGTGTGCACGGTGCGCGCCCAGGCCCAGAACTACGAACACATCGGCGACGCGGACATCACCATCCCGCCCTCGGACCAGGAAGTGGTCACCGTCGACGGGAGTCTGCGGACCGTCCGCCGTGCCGACGCCGTCTCCGTCGCGGGGTGCCGGCTGGTATAG
- the greA gene encoding transcription elongation factor GreA produces MAENVTDTLFLTQAAYDKLTADLETLKGNREAISRKIAQAREEGDLSENAGYHAAREEQGQQEAKITEIEHILRTAQVGEGPADTEVVGVGTVVTVAWDGDDDDTESFFLGSRENAQLDPSLADTDVYSPQSPIGQAVLGARVGQAVEFDTPTGAVASVTILNIEAH; encoded by the coding sequence ATGGCAGAGAACGTTACCGACACGCTGTTCCTGACCCAGGCGGCCTACGACAAGCTCACCGCCGACCTGGAAACACTGAAGGGCAACCGCGAGGCGATCTCCCGGAAGATCGCCCAGGCCCGTGAGGAGGGCGACCTCTCCGAGAACGCCGGCTATCACGCCGCGCGTGAGGAGCAGGGGCAGCAGGAGGCGAAGATCACCGAGATCGAACACATCCTGCGCACCGCCCAGGTGGGCGAAGGTCCCGCGGACACGGAGGTGGTGGGCGTCGGCACCGTCGTGACGGTCGCCTGGGACGGCGACGATGACGACACCGAGTCCTTCTTCCTCGGCTCGCGGGAGAACGCCCAACTGGATCCCTCGCTGGCCGACACCGACGTCTACAGTCCGCAGTCCCCGATCGGCCAGGCCGTACTGGGAGCGAGGGTCGGGCAGGCGGTCGAGTTCGACACCCCGACGGGTGCCGTCGCGAGCGTCACCATCCTCAACATCGAAGCACACTGA
- a CDS encoding AI-2E family transporter, whose product MDHTTDQGAAEQPAETSSGAAAPAPAPPDPAVHPDGAALHRQHRGPAAGSDGTTGSAASVPGPVRVAASWTWRLLLIGVGIVALGYLLRYFSGLTVPLAVALLLAALLTPTKAWLVRHGVARAVAAALTLVVGLLLVLAVLSGIILQVVGQGPTLVSSSQAGIMQLIAWLSNGPLQLAPEQVQGALGQVTAQIPQRLESWAGQILGVAAGVGSSVASFFAGTFTALFALFFFLYSGRFLWSSCLRIVPKRARPAIDRGATLGWRALMDYVRSTVLVAAVDGMGIMIGALALQVPMAGAIGALTFLAAFVPIVGAVVAGAVGVLIALVTKGWIAALILLGVVILVQQLEGNVLQPFLMGKAVSLHPLAILLGISIGVTLGGIAGAVVAVPVLAFIKAFSDSLGARDWLHLAPAADLRLGPDDVVASNALGGGTEETLRRQLDPDSPTTADLERRRRRREAKG is encoded by the coding sequence GTGGACCACACGACCGACCAGGGAGCCGCGGAGCAGCCCGCGGAGACCTCCTCGGGGGCTGCGGCCCCCGCGCCCGCTCCGCCGGACCCGGCGGTCCACCCGGACGGCGCCGCACTGCACCGGCAACACCGCGGCCCAGCGGCCGGCAGTGACGGGACGACGGGATCCGCCGCCTCCGTCCCCGGACCGGTCCGGGTCGCGGCGTCGTGGACCTGGCGGCTGCTGCTGATCGGCGTCGGGATCGTCGCCCTGGGCTATCTGCTGCGCTATTTCTCCGGTCTCACCGTCCCGCTGGCGGTTGCTCTGCTGCTCGCCGCGCTGCTCACCCCGACCAAGGCCTGGTTGGTGCGCCACGGGGTGGCCCGGGCCGTGGCGGCGGCTCTCACGCTGGTGGTCGGGCTGCTGCTCGTCCTGGCGGTGCTGTCCGGGATCATCCTCCAGGTGGTCGGGCAGGGTCCCACCTTGGTGAGTTCCTCCCAGGCCGGCATCATGCAGCTCATCGCCTGGCTGAGCAACGGTCCGCTGCAGCTGGCACCGGAGCAGGTGCAGGGCGCGCTCGGCCAGGTGACGGCGCAGATCCCGCAGCGGCTCGAGTCGTGGGCGGGGCAGATCCTCGGCGTCGCCGCCGGCGTCGGGTCGTCGGTGGCGAGCTTCTTCGCGGGGACGTTCACCGCCCTGTTCGCCCTGTTCTTCTTCCTCTACAGCGGCCGTTTCCTGTGGTCCTCCTGCCTGCGGATCGTGCCCAAGCGGGCCCGTCCGGCGATCGACCGTGGCGCCACTCTCGGCTGGCGGGCGCTGATGGACTACGTACGCTCGACCGTCCTGGTCGCCGCCGTCGACGGCATGGGCATCATGATCGGCGCCCTCGCCCTGCAGGTGCCGATGGCCGGCGCGATCGGGGCGCTGACCTTCCTCGCCGCCTTCGTGCCGATCGTCGGTGCCGTCGTCGCCGGAGCGGTCGGCGTGCTCATCGCGCTGGTCACCAAGGGCTGGATCGCCGCCCTGATTCTGCTCGGCGTGGTGATCCTGGTCCAGCAGCTGGAGGGCAATGTGCTCCAGCCGTTCCTGATGGGCAAGGCGGTGTCCCTGCATCCGTTGGCCATCCTGCTGGGCATCAGCATCGGCGTCACCCTCGGCGGGATCGCCGGGGCGGTCGTCGCCGTGCCGGTGCTCGCGTTCATCAAGGCCTTCTCCGACTCGCTGGGTGCCCGGGACTGGCTGCACCTCGCCCCGGCCGCCGACTTGAGGCTCGGACCCGACGACGTGGTGGCCAGCAACGCCCTCGGCGGCGGCACCGAGGAGACGCTGCGGCGACAGCTGGACCCGGACAGCCCGACGACCGCCGACCTCGAACGGCGCCGGCGGCGCCGGGAGGCCAAGGGCTGA